One genomic window of Bradyrhizobium sp. CCGE-LA001 includes the following:
- a CDS encoding SDR family oxidoreductase, which produces MTTSFKALFDLKGRTAVVTGGCGILGRRFAEGLAEFGANVAIVDLDQAATDTAATDVASVHAVRAKGYACDITNPDTVRNTADVIEADLGPVSILLNNAASKTRDIDAFFAPVEKFSQETWREIMSVNLDGMFNVAQVFGGRMAERGYGAIVQTASIYGLMAPDQRIYEGSEYLGRAINTPAVYTASKAGVIGLTKHLATYWAAKGVRVNTLTPGGVESGQNETFKQRYGARIPLGRMARADEMVGTMLFLVSDAASYVTGQNIAVDGGLSAW; this is translated from the coding sequence ATGACGACGAGTTTCAAGGCGCTGTTCGATCTCAAGGGACGGACCGCCGTCGTCACCGGCGGCTGCGGCATTCTCGGTCGCCGCTTCGCCGAGGGGCTCGCCGAGTTCGGTGCCAATGTCGCGATCGTCGATCTCGATCAGGCTGCAACCGACACGGCAGCAACTGACGTCGCCTCAGTCCATGCCGTCCGTGCCAAAGGCTACGCTTGCGACATCACCAACCCTGATACGGTGCGCAACACGGCCGATGTGATCGAAGCCGACCTCGGGCCGGTCTCGATTCTTCTCAACAACGCCGCCAGCAAGACCCGCGACATCGACGCTTTCTTCGCGCCGGTGGAGAAATTCTCCCAGGAGACGTGGCGCGAGATCATGTCGGTCAATCTCGACGGCATGTTCAACGTCGCGCAGGTGTTTGGCGGCCGCATGGCCGAGCGCGGCTACGGCGCCATCGTGCAGACGGCTTCGATCTACGGATTGATGGCACCCGACCAACGCATCTATGAGGGCTCCGAATATCTCGGCCGGGCCATCAACACGCCCGCGGTCTACACGGCGTCGAAAGCCGGTGTCATCGGCCTCACGAAACATCTCGCCACCTACTGGGCGGCAAAAGGCGTTCGCGTCAACACGCTCACCCCGGGCGGGGTCGAGAGCGGACAGAATGAGACCTTCAAGCAGCGCTACGGCGCCCGCATTCCGCTCGGCCGGATGGCCCGCGCCGACGAGATGGTGGGGACGATGCTGTTCCTGGTGTCGGACGCGGCCTCCTACGTGACCGGTCAGAACATCGCCGTCGATGGCGGCCTGAGCGCGTGGTGA
- a CDS encoding glycosyltransferase family 2 protein, with the protein MPLVSIITPSWNVESLIEETIRSVQSQTFADWELLIADDCSTDATPAIIAAIGERDPRVKLIRQVKNGGPALARQASIDAAQGRYLAFLDSDDLWLPEKLERQLAFAKQKQATLSYTAFRRINEANTVTGRLIEVPASLTYGQLLKNTAIATLTAMVDREISGPIAMKNEGYDDFCLWLSILKRGHTAYGLNEDLARYRVRGSSVSSRPMRSAKWVWQIYRNVEHLSPIRSAWCFAHWGGRAWLKRREF; encoded by the coding sequence ATGCCGCTGGTCTCGATCATCACACCGTCCTGGAACGTCGAAAGTCTGATCGAGGAGACGATCCGCTCGGTGCAGAGCCAGACATTCGCCGATTGGGAGCTCCTGATCGCCGACGACTGCTCGACGGACGCCACCCCTGCCATCATCGCGGCGATCGGCGAGCGCGATCCCCGCGTCAAGTTGATCCGGCAGGTCAAAAACGGCGGCCCGGCGCTCGCGCGTCAGGCCTCGATCGACGCCGCCCAGGGCCGCTATCTCGCTTTCCTCGACAGTGACGATCTGTGGCTGCCCGAAAAGCTCGAGCGGCAGCTTGCCTTCGCGAAGCAGAAGCAGGCTACCCTCAGCTATACCGCGTTCCGCCGCATCAACGAGGCCAACACGGTCACCGGCAGGCTCATCGAGGTGCCAGCCTCGCTCACCTATGGCCAGCTCCTGAAGAACACCGCGATCGCGACGCTGACCGCGATGGTCGACCGCGAGATCTCAGGTCCCATCGCGATGAAGAACGAGGGCTATGACGATTTCTGCCTCTGGCTCTCGATCCTCAAGCGTGGCCACACCGCATACGGCCTCAACGAGGATCTCGCGCGCTACCGTGTAAGGGGTTCTTCGGTCTCCAGCCGTCCGATGCGCTCGGCCAAATGGGTCTGGCAGATCTACCGCAATGTCGAACACCTCTCGCCGATCAGGTCCGCCTGGTGTTTTGCGCATTGGGGGGGGCGGGCCTGGCTGAAGCGGCGCGAGTTCTAG
- a CDS encoding nucleotidyltransferase family protein, translating into MKSWQKAIVGTEATVSEAIAAIESGSIQIALVLDNGKLAGIVTDGDIRRGLLRGIPLTGRATDMMNANPVSASVALPRDARLRLMRQRSIKQLPLLDANGHVIGVETFDELLEAPQYENPVLIMAGGLGERLGVLTREMPKPMLHVGGRPLLETIVRNFVQQGFRNIFISVNYKAELIQNHFGDGTSFGAAIRYVHEAERLGTAGALGLLPSTPDLPLVVTNGDILTTINYGALVDFHNATPADATMAVREHKVHVPYGVVTAAEGYLQVIREKPTESWFVSAGIYVIGPTVFRLVDRGVKIDMPTVLERVVASEGRVAVYPIREYWLDIGRVEDFEQAHAEFHEVFQ; encoded by the coding sequence ATGAAGTCCTGGCAAAAAGCCATCGTTGGAACGGAAGCCACGGTGAGCGAGGCCATTGCCGCCATCGAGAGCGGCAGCATCCAGATCGCGCTGGTCCTCGACAACGGCAAACTCGCCGGGATCGTCACCGACGGCGATATCAGGCGCGGACTGTTGCGCGGTATCCCGCTGACGGGCCGGGCAACCGACATGATGAACGCCAACCCGGTCTCGGCTTCCGTCGCGCTGCCCCGCGACGCACGCCTACGCCTGATGCGGCAGAGATCGATCAAGCAGCTTCCGCTGCTCGATGCCAACGGCCATGTCATCGGTGTCGAGACCTTCGACGAGCTGCTCGAAGCGCCGCAATACGAAAATCCCGTGCTGATCATGGCGGGAGGTCTCGGTGAACGCCTGGGCGTACTGACGCGCGAAATGCCGAAGCCGATGCTTCATGTCGGTGGCCGGCCATTGCTCGAGACCATCGTACGAAACTTCGTCCAGCAGGGATTCCGGAACATCTTCATCTCGGTGAACTACAAGGCCGAGCTGATCCAAAACCATTTCGGCGACGGCACCAGCTTCGGCGCGGCGATCCGCTACGTCCATGAAGCCGAGCGCCTGGGCACTGCAGGCGCGCTCGGATTGTTGCCCTCGACGCCCGACCTGCCCCTCGTCGTGACCAATGGCGATATCCTGACGACCATCAATTACGGCGCGCTGGTCGACTTCCACAATGCGACGCCAGCCGATGCGACGATGGCCGTGCGTGAGCACAAGGTTCACGTCCCCTATGGCGTCGTCACTGCAGCCGAAGGATATCTCCAGGTCATCCGCGAAAAGCCGACCGAGAGCTGGTTCGTGAGCGCCGGAATCTACGTCATCGGTCCCACCGTGTTCCGGCTCGTCGACCGCGGCGTCAAGATCGACATGCCGACGGTCCTGGAACGTGTGGTCGCGAGCGAGGGCCGCGTCGCGGTGTATCCGATCCGGGAGTACTGGCTCGACATCGGCCGGGTCGAGGACTTCGAGCAGGCACATGCCGAGTTTCACGAGGTCTTCCAGTGA
- a CDS encoding lipopolysaccharide biosynthesis protein, with the protein MLKRLVQNTVVSAIVFGLVAILGVVVIPVIIGTWGVAAFGLIVLTRLFLPSGLIGVIDFGLPEVTTQVVARAREHRDWRLGGSQLLLLAVISLLLGVLVSLVMWWTAPLTVSLFKVEPAHAASFTNMLVATAASNLVLFPALIWEGIVKGFERYGLLRLCEFLTTLLYVGATIHAARSGQPYEVVTYYFLASSLLRALILLGASVAALSRTRIKLSVPGAAVSREVMTRCILVMQGKLIGGIIAPIQPFLIGSYIGPQSVGIYDTLVRIPRLAKVVASLIISAMLPVVSRLDQRNSHQQFNRFGETGIMMLPVVTVPPFVAAAVMSPAIMHLWIGPQIAPYAHWMGLMFVVTMCYQYVIFGNTLFMTRTKVQRRLNRLMMIHLLIWAVVSAAAVHLLAERAFILGQILGTAAIVPWQLLIFVKELEIDSRRFWFAILSHWAILAIAALPLAGILHFTPEPGILTLAGLMAVYCAATWIAQYFLVLSEAQRGLIGTLGRTYFGRKGISPAAL; encoded by the coding sequence ATGCTGAAGCGCCTCGTCCAGAATACCGTCGTCTCGGCGATCGTCTTCGGACTTGTCGCGATCCTTGGCGTCGTCGTCATTCCCGTCATCATCGGCACCTGGGGCGTTGCCGCGTTCGGACTGATCGTTCTCACCCGCCTTTTCCTGCCCTCAGGGTTGATCGGCGTCATCGATTTCGGCCTGCCGGAGGTGACGACGCAAGTGGTGGCACGTGCCCGGGAGCACCGCGACTGGCGCCTGGGCGGCAGTCAACTCCTGTTGCTCGCCGTGATTTCCCTGCTGCTGGGAGTATTGGTGAGCCTCGTGATGTGGTGGACCGCGCCGCTGACCGTCTCCCTGTTCAAGGTCGAACCGGCTCACGCGGCGAGCTTCACCAACATGCTGGTTGCGACCGCTGCGAGCAACCTCGTGCTGTTCCCGGCCCTGATATGGGAAGGCATCGTCAAGGGTTTCGAGCGTTACGGGCTGCTGCGGCTTTGCGAGTTCCTGACGACTTTGCTCTATGTCGGCGCCACCATCCATGCTGCGCGATCCGGGCAACCCTACGAGGTGGTGACCTACTATTTCCTCGCCAGCAGCCTGTTGCGCGCCTTGATCCTGCTCGGTGCCTCGGTCGCCGCGCTCAGCCGCACGCGGATCAAGCTGTCGGTGCCGGGGGCTGCGGTCAGCCGTGAGGTCATGACACGCTGCATCCTGGTGATGCAGGGCAAGTTGATCGGCGGCATCATCGCGCCGATCCAACCTTTCCTGATCGGCAGCTATATCGGCCCGCAGAGTGTCGGCATCTACGACACCTTGGTCAGAATTCCGCGGCTTGCCAAGGTGGTCGCGAGCTTGATCATCTCGGCAATGCTTCCCGTGGTGAGCCGGCTCGATCAACGCAACAGCCACCAGCAGTTCAATCGGTTTGGCGAAACCGGCATCATGATGCTGCCGGTCGTGACCGTGCCGCCCTTTGTCGCGGCCGCGGTGATGTCTCCTGCGATCATGCATCTCTGGATCGGTCCGCAGATCGCACCTTACGCGCACTGGATGGGCCTGATGTTCGTGGTCACGATGTGCTATCAATACGTGATCTTCGGCAACACGCTGTTCATGACCCGCACCAAGGTTCAGCGGCGGTTGAACAGGCTGATGATGATCCATCTGCTGATCTGGGCGGTCGTCAGCGCTGCGGCCGTCCATCTCCTGGCCGAGCGGGCCTTCATCCTCGGGCAGATCCTCGGAACTGCCGCGATCGTCCCCTGGCAGCTCCTGATCTTCGTAAAGGAACTCGAAATCGACTCCAGGCGGTTCTGGTTTGCGATCCTGAGCCATTGGGCGATCCTCGCGATCGCAGCGCTGCCCCTCGCCGGCATCCTGCATTTCACGCCTGAGCCGGGTATTCTCACCTTGGCTGGGCTGATGGCCGTGTATTGCGCCGCGACATGGATCGCACAGTATTTTCTGGTTTTGAGCGAGGCGCAGCGCGGCCTGATCGGCACGCTCGGACGGACCTATTTCGGTCGAAAGGGGATCTCCCCGGCGGCACTTTAG
- a CDS encoding methionyl-tRNA formyltransferase: MRIGYFGDGVWAQRAFAQLIDDPHYTIAFVVVRASRPDTKLVALAEAKGIPVLSPAAVNAPESLAEIAAFAAELHVSMSYDQILRETILALPPRGTLNCHAGALPFYRGRNPLTWALINGETEFGITVHWVDLGIDTGDIVRQIKVPISATDTYATLLETAERLCADTLIDAISDVYHGSDKRIAQSTIDPVGLYCCRRREGDEEIDWTWSSAALERFVRALVPPGPGACTIWKDGSYAILAAELIPAARSYIGAPGEVIGRDGGGILVKTGDSFIRITRWAPVGTDGSLGAALVPAAARGSRLGRNLTAALAQAEAKLAALETKLRLGRGD, encoded by the coding sequence ATGAGGATCGGCTATTTCGGCGATGGAGTCTGGGCACAACGCGCCTTCGCCCAACTGATCGATGACCCGCACTACACCATCGCCTTCGTCGTCGTGCGTGCGTCGCGGCCCGATACGAAGCTTGTCGCGCTCGCCGAGGCCAAGGGTATTCCTGTGCTGAGCCCTGCGGCGGTCAACGCACCGGAGAGCCTTGCCGAGATTGCGGCATTTGCGGCCGAGCTTCACGTCTCGATGTCCTATGACCAGATTCTCCGCGAGACCATTCTAGCGCTACCGCCCCGCGGCACGCTCAATTGTCACGCCGGCGCACTGCCGTTCTATCGCGGCCGGAATCCGCTGACCTGGGCGCTGATCAATGGCGAAACCGAGTTCGGCATCACGGTGCACTGGGTCGATCTCGGCATCGATACCGGCGACATCGTCCGCCAGATCAAGGTGCCGATCTCCGCGACCGACACCTATGCAACGCTGCTCGAAACGGCCGAGAGACTTTGTGCCGATACGCTCATCGATGCGATCTCCGACGTCTATCACGGCAGCGACAAGCGCATCGCGCAGTCGACGATCGATCCCGTCGGCCTTTACTGCTGCCGCCGCAGGGAGGGCGACGAGGAGATCGACTGGACCTGGAGCAGTGCCGCGCTCGAGCGCTTCGTTCGCGCCCTGGTGCCGCCCGGCCCCGGCGCATGCACGATCTGGAAGGACGGGTCCTATGCCATCCTCGCAGCCGAGCTGATCCCGGCGGCCCGATCCTATATCGGCGCACCGGGCGAGGTCATCGGCAGGGACGGTGGCGGCATCCTGGTCAAGACCGGCGACAGCTTCATTCGGATCACGCGCTGGGCGCCGGTCGGAACCGATGGTAGCCTCGGCGCGGCACTCGTTCCGGCCGCCGCGCGTGGCAGCCGCCTCGGCCGAAACCTCACGGCTGCGCTGGCGCAGGCCGAGGCGAAATTGGCGGCCCTGGAGACGAAACTCAGGCTCGGCCGCGGGGATTGA
- a CDS encoding acylneuraminate cytidylyltransferase family protein: MSLFCTMCARGGSKGVAGKNGRVLLGKPLLAWSIAQARETGLFATIAFSSDSDALLDAAMHAGADLAVKRPDEMASDTAPKIPAIRHCLEQAMARTGQTPDIFVDLDVTSPLRLASDIVGAVELLRSSGARSVITGAAARRSPYFNLVEERRDGTVGLSKIADPPIVRRQDSPRCFDMNASIYVWNVAAFLEDSRVFYPDTRLFEMPEERSVDIDSEIDFALVELLLRKQQAQQGTSS; the protein is encoded by the coding sequence ATGAGCCTGTTCTGCACGATGTGCGCGCGTGGCGGTTCGAAGGGCGTCGCCGGCAAGAATGGCCGCGTTCTTCTCGGCAAGCCGCTATTGGCCTGGAGCATTGCGCAGGCGCGCGAAACCGGCCTGTTCGCGACAATCGCCTTCAGCAGCGATTCCGACGCACTCCTGGACGCCGCGATGCATGCCGGCGCCGACCTCGCGGTCAAGCGCCCCGACGAGATGGCGAGCGACACCGCGCCGAAAATCCCGGCGATCCGGCACTGCCTCGAACAGGCGATGGCGCGAACCGGGCAGACCCCCGACATCTTCGTCGATCTCGACGTCACCTCGCCGCTGCGGCTGGCTTCCGACATCGTCGGAGCGGTGGAGCTATTGCGTTCGTCCGGCGCACGCAGCGTCATCACCGGTGCCGCCGCCCGTCGGTCGCCCTATTTCAACCTGGTCGAGGAACGCCGCGACGGCACGGTCGGCTTGTCGAAGATCGCCGATCCGCCGATCGTGCGCCGCCAGGACAGCCCGCGCTGCTTCGACATGAACGCATCGATCTACGTCTGGAACGTCGCAGCTTTCCTGGAGGATTCGCGCGTGTTCTATCCGGACACCCGCCTGTTCGAGATGCCTGAAGAACGTTCGGTCGACATCGATTCCGAGATCGACTTCGCGCTGGTGGAGTTGTTGCTCCGCAAGCAGCAGGCGCAGCAAGGGACATCATCATGA
- a CDS encoding capsular polysaccharide export protein, LipB/KpsS family, which yields MATAAKTILITTLAEYQTRFWIPVAQRLRMAGHDVELLAFDDRSAEMSVAEGVPVTNMYREGLKAGPSPEDRKAFDARVSSYGLDGTNFLFSHERFTFGIKDTNALRRRFMIYANAMEAVLDRLEAQERQAELVQELGGFLSVIASFHAARRRGIRNWFIEPSFFRGRMYFTPDRFSAPDVMAGPADSVSAEVRAYLDETLTQRAIVIPKKDQHHYSAAFKKVLNVRNAHRLAEKLWDQFALGKHQEFGHNLRHARVHAAMALNATRLRKLYRPLPEAPFIYYPFHVPADMALTLRSPDYLDQVATVDFLLRTIPDSHVLVVKEHPAQIGAISAARLFELADRFDNFVLLPPQTNNYTVLNRADAVVSVNSKSGAEALLLGKPVVVMGDAFYRSCPLVYVVDRLADVPARLREALAGGAFDPARGAPYFESAWRRSHPGELYISDPKLLDTFTVSLRAAIAEPPSAK from the coding sequence ATGGCAACAGCAGCAAAGACCATTCTCATCACCACCCTGGCCGAATACCAGACCCGATTCTGGATTCCGGTCGCGCAGCGGCTGCGCATGGCGGGACACGACGTCGAGCTGCTTGCCTTCGACGACCGCAGCGCCGAAATGTCTGTCGCCGAAGGCGTGCCGGTGACGAACATGTATCGTGAGGGCCTCAAAGCCGGTCCTTCGCCCGAGGATCGCAAGGCGTTCGATGCGCGCGTCTCCTCTTACGGTCTCGATGGGACCAACTTCCTGTTCAGCCACGAGCGCTTCACCTTCGGCATCAAGGACACGAACGCGCTCCGCCGGCGCTTCATGATCTATGCCAACGCGATGGAAGCGGTGCTCGACCGGCTCGAGGCGCAGGAGCGGCAGGCCGAACTGGTCCAGGAGCTCGGCGGCTTCCTGTCCGTCATCGCAAGTTTCCACGCCGCAAGGCGCAGGGGCATCCGCAACTGGTTCATCGAGCCGTCGTTCTTCCGCGGCCGCATGTATTTCACGCCGGACAGGTTTTCCGCACCCGACGTGATGGCTGGGCCCGCGGACTCGGTGTCCGCCGAGGTGCGTGCCTATTTGGATGAGACGCTGACGCAGCGCGCGATCGTCATCCCCAAGAAAGATCAGCACCACTATTCGGCGGCATTCAAGAAGGTCCTCAATGTGCGCAATGCACATCGTCTCGCCGAGAAGCTCTGGGACCAGTTCGCCCTCGGAAAGCATCAGGAGTTCGGGCACAATCTGCGCCACGCCCGCGTGCACGCAGCAATGGCCCTCAACGCGACGCGGCTGCGCAAGCTCTACCGGCCGCTGCCCGAAGCTCCCTTCATCTATTACCCCTTCCACGTTCCGGCCGACATGGCACTGACGCTGCGTTCGCCGGACTATCTCGATCAGGTCGCGACCGTCGATTTTCTGCTCCGCACGATCCCGGATTCGCATGTGCTCGTGGTCAAGGAACATCCCGCGCAGATCGGGGCGATCTCGGCTGCCCGCCTGTTCGAGCTCGCAGACCGGTTCGACAATTTCGTGCTGCTGCCGCCGCAGACCAACAATTACACCGTGCTCAATCGCGCCGACGCCGTCGTTTCCGTCAACAGCAAGTCGGGCGCCGAAGCACTCCTGCTCGGCAAGCCGGTCGTGGTGATGGGCGATGCATTCTACCGTTCCTGCCCCCTTGTCTATGTGGTCGATCGTCTGGCCGACGTACCCGCGCGGTTGCGCGAAGCGCTCGCTGGCGGAGCGTTCGATCCCGCGAGGGGTGCGCCCTATTTCGAGTCGGCCTGGCGCCGCTCTCATCCGGGCGAGCTCTATATCAGCGATCCCAAGCTGCTCGACACGTTTACTGTCTCCTTGCGCGCGGCAATCGCCGAGCCGCCCAGCGCGAAGTAA
- a CDS encoding Gfo/Idh/MocA family protein encodes MSARTAVVAGLGSIGTRHARILAELGLAVSTVSRRGGGDHRSIGEALSRGQVDYVVIATETARHVNALRELAEADFRGTVLVEKPLLARPEPLPALPFTKLFVAYNLRFHPVMAALARRLDGRSAITVSAYVGQDIRDWRPGRDHRDTASSTIAAGGGVLRDLSHELDYLLWLFGPWQRVAALGGASGARDIEVDDHLALLLEMERAQVVQVHLDYFDRAGLRRIRINLADETIEADLVGGALIVNGTATPYASERDASYRAMHQAALSGSAPVCSLGEGIAVMDLIDASERALHSKSWIFA; translated from the coding sequence GTGAGCGCACGCACCGCGGTGGTCGCAGGCCTGGGCTCGATCGGAACACGCCATGCGCGCATCCTCGCCGAACTCGGCCTAGCGGTCTCCACGGTCAGCCGCCGCGGCGGCGGCGATCACCGCAGCATTGGCGAAGCACTTTCGCGCGGCCAGGTCGATTATGTCGTGATCGCCACCGAGACGGCACGGCACGTCAACGCCTTGCGCGAGCTTGCAGAGGCGGATTTTCGCGGGACCGTTCTGGTCGAAAAGCCGTTGCTCGCAAGGCCCGAGCCGCTGCCAGCCCTTCCCTTTACAAAGCTGTTCGTCGCCTACAATCTGCGCTTCCATCCGGTGATGGCAGCGCTCGCCCGTCGGCTCGACGGACGCTCCGCGATCACGGTCTCCGCCTATGTCGGACAGGACATCAGGGATTGGCGGCCTGGCCGCGACCACCGCGACACCGCCTCCTCGACGATTGCCGCCGGCGGCGGCGTGCTGCGCGACCTGAGCCATGAGCTCGATTATCTGCTCTGGCTGTTCGGGCCGTGGCAACGCGTGGCTGCGCTGGGCGGCGCGTCCGGCGCGCGCGATATCGAGGTCGACGATCACCTTGCGCTGCTGTTGGAGATGGAGCGGGCGCAGGTCGTGCAGGTTCATCTCGACTATTTCGACCGCGCCGGCCTTCGCCGGATCCGCATCAATCTCGCAGACGAGACGATCGAAGCCGACCTCGTCGGCGGCGCCCTGATCGTCAATGGCACCGCCACGCCCTACGCGAGCGAGCGCGACGCGAGTTATCGGGCGATGCATCAGGCCGCGCTGAGCGGCAGCGCCCCGGTCTGTTCGCTCGGCGAAGGCATTGCGGTCATGGATTTGATCGACGCGAGCGAGCGCGCCCTGCATTCGAAAAGTTGGATTTTCGCATGA
- a CDS encoding surface carbohydrate biosynthesis protein, which yields MRIGLVVDHPKRDLPGAVMLGYQLARRGVSVALVPMYEQAVDVPRLGLNALVANYARPVNLDLMRSFAGAGLPLYVLDTEGGVLATTGGNSPPAMAAHIKASGYADILTGYFFWGSRLHDAFLAAGTMKPEQLHLTGCPRFDFAAARWRALLDGEPRGYLLVNANFPLVNSRFTGTPGGEREAMVRSGWDGAYVDRFIVDLKQVFSNYLAEIGRLAAARPDRSILVRPHPFESEEVYRNALSRHANVLIDGAGSVLDRIRNAVAVVHLNCGTAVESVLLGKLPLQLEYLNTPTTAGHAALPARVSRKVASFDELLGAIDHIERETESFDFAGVHAADIEAFFHLNDGQAAERVADVLTRTTTARRPYVSLLATVMGTRAKPSVGQIVKGAASAALGSAVTERLRSQFNPARRDKRIEPALVEALLHRIASHDRAKPSQFTAQRARCVTTGLPLASIAIEHIR from the coding sequence TTGCGCATAGGCCTGGTGGTCGATCACCCCAAGCGTGACCTGCCGGGGGCAGTCATGCTTGGTTATCAACTCGCCCGGCGCGGCGTCTCGGTCGCGCTGGTGCCGATGTACGAGCAGGCCGTCGATGTGCCGCGGCTCGGGCTGAACGCGCTGGTCGCCAACTATGCGCGCCCGGTCAATCTCGACCTGATGCGCAGCTTTGCCGGAGCCGGCCTCCCGCTGTATGTGCTCGACACCGAGGGCGGCGTGCTCGCGACGACGGGCGGCAATTCGCCGCCGGCGATGGCCGCACATATCAAGGCCAGCGGCTACGCCGACATCCTGACCGGCTATTTCTTCTGGGGTAGCCGGCTGCACGATGCCTTTCTGGCGGCCGGAACCATGAAGCCGGAGCAGCTTCATCTCACCGGATGCCCCCGCTTCGATTTCGCGGCGGCCCGCTGGCGCGCGCTGCTCGACGGCGAACCGCGCGGCTATCTGCTCGTCAACGCCAACTTCCCGCTGGTCAATTCGCGCTTTACGGGCACGCCGGGCGGCGAGCGCGAGGCGATGGTACGGTCCGGCTGGGACGGCGCCTATGTCGATCGCTTCATCGTCGACCTGAAGCAAGTCTTCTCCAACTATCTCGCCGAGATCGGCCGGCTCGCCGCGGCGCGGCCTGATCGCAGCATTCTCGTGCGCCCGCACCCCTTCGAGAGCGAGGAAGTTTATCGCAACGCGCTCTCGCGCCATGCCAACGTCCTGATCGACGGCGCCGGCAGCGTGCTCGACCGCATCCGCAATGCGGTCGCGGTCGTCCATCTCAACTGCGGCACGGCCGTCGAATCGGTACTGCTCGGAAAGCTGCCGCTCCAGCTCGAATATTTGAACACGCCGACCACCGCCGGCCATGCCGCACTGCCGGCGCGCGTAAGCCGGAAGGTCGCCTCGTTCGACGAACTGCTTGGCGCCATCGATCACATCGAGCGCGAGACCGAGAGCTTCGATTTCGCGGGCGTTCACGCCGCCGATATCGAGGCCTTCTTCCATCTCAACGACGGGCAAGCCGCCGAGCGTGTCGCCGACGTTCTGACCCGCACGACGACTGCGCGCCGGCCCTACGTCTCGCTGCTTGCGACCGTGATGGGCACGCGCGCCAAGCCGAGCGTCGGCCAAATCGTCAAGGGCGCAGCCAGCGCGGCACTCGGCTCCGCCGTCACCGAGCGGTTGCGCAGCCAATTCAATCCGGCCCGGCGTGACAAGCGGATCGAGCCTGCTCTCGTCGAGGCCTTGCTTCATCGCATCGCAAGTCATGATCGCGCGAAGCCGTCGCAGTTCACCGCTCAACGCGCGCGCTGCGTGACGACCGGGCTGCCGCTCGCGAGCATTGCGATCGAACACATTCGATAG
- the neuB gene encoding N-acetylneuraminate synthase: MTRTLVIAEAGVNHSGSLETALALVDAAADAGADIVKFQTFNANSLAGKSARKADYQQRTTDAAESQRAMLKRLELPHSAHPPLIARARERGIEFLSTPFDHQSLSFLLTLGLPRIKIGSGDLTNAPLLHAIARADMPLILSTGMATLVEVEEALGVLAQGYGHNNASPSLAAFRAAWRDGEARRRLSERVSLLHCTTEYPCPPEDVNLAAMLTMRTAFQLPVGYSDHTDGIEISLAAVAMGATIIEKHLTLDRNAEGPDHAASLEPGDFKRMVSAIRRIEEARGDGIKTPRNSEIKNIDIARKSIVAARALKPGDVLAPEDLTCKRPGSGRPPIEYWSLIGTTVTRPHDEEDPL, translated from the coding sequence ATGACGCGCACACTCGTCATCGCCGAAGCCGGCGTCAATCATTCCGGAAGTCTGGAGACTGCCCTCGCCTTGGTCGATGCGGCCGCCGATGCCGGCGCCGACATCGTCAAATTCCAGACCTTCAACGCCAACTCGCTCGCGGGCAAGAGCGCGCGCAAGGCCGATTATCAGCAGCGCACGACGGACGCGGCCGAGAGTCAGCGCGCAATGCTGAAGCGGCTCGAATTGCCGCATTCGGCGCATCCGCCGCTGATCGCCCGTGCCAGGGAGCGCGGCATCGAATTCCTGTCGACGCCGTTTGACCATCAGTCGCTGAGCTTCCTGCTCACGTTGGGTCTGCCGCGGATCAAGATCGGCTCGGGCGACCTCACCAACGCGCCGCTGCTGCATGCGATTGCCCGCGCCGACATGCCGTTGATCCTGTCGACCGGCATGGCCACGCTGGTCGAGGTCGAGGAGGCATTAGGCGTGCTTGCGCAGGGCTATGGCCACAACAACGCGTCACCGAGCCTTGCCGCCTTCCGCGCCGCATGGCGCGACGGCGAAGCCCGCAGACGATTAAGTGAACGGGTCAGCCTGCTTCACTGCACGACGGAATATCCCTGCCCGCCTGAGGACGTGAATCTCGCCGCGATGCTGACGATGCGGACCGCCTTCCAGCTTCCCGTGGGCTATTCCGATCATACCGACGGCATCGAGATCTCGCTCGCCGCGGTGGCGATGGGCGCCACCATCATCGAGAAGCATCTCACTCTCGACCGCAATGCCGAGGGGCCAGACCACGCAGCATCTCTCGAGCCCGGCGATTTCAAGCGCATGGTCTCCGCCATCCGCCGCATCGAGGAGGCGCGTGGCGACGGCATCAAGACGCCAAGGAATTCCGAGATCAAGAACATCGACATCGCGCGCAAGAGCATCGTAGCCGCGCGTGCGCTAAAGCCCGGCGACGTGCTTGCGCCCGAGGATCTCACCTGCAAGCGGCCGGGATCCGGCCGGCCGCCGATCGAATATTGGTCGCTGATCGGCACCACGGTCACTCGTCCTCATGACGAGGAAGACCCGCTATGA